A stretch of DNA from Saccharomycodes ludwigii strain NBRC 1722 chromosome I, whole genome shotgun sequence:
CAATAAATGGTTATTAATAACTTGGTAATGAAATTAAGTATTGATGGCTTACTTCCATTTCCCCGTTAGAGTTTTCTATTATAGAATTGTAAAAATTCTTACTATGATTGTTTATtagaaatttaaattttagaGACCTGAATTTTTTATGCTGCTTCCGCTGATCCCAACTTATTAAAATCCTCGGTTTAACATGCATAAAACCAATACAATTCCAATTCCAacaagattatttttttaaaactgaCAATACTTTTAGCAGAAAAATAGAGTTTACATATAcccatatatattattgacGATCAACTAAAGCTAAAGTGAAAacacaaatatatatatatatatatatatttctagtGTTGATAATACATAAATTTTGAAGAGCATCTACTATTATCTCTTCGCAACACTTCCATAATCAATCGCTATATTTCATCCtcaagaaaaagttaataataacggcaattaataaaaagaaacataGAATAGTTGGTCCCAGTCTATCATCATATGGACCAGATCCTCTACGCCTAATGGCAGCAGCCCTCCAGTGGTATGTAACTAACGCGTATATCATAGTACCCATAGCTACCAATGTAAATAAGGCTGCGCTTATTCTGCCAACTTTATCACCAAAATTCAATAACCCAACACCTAAACCACCCAACATAACTGTAAAATTTAACCATGACAAAAATGTACGTTCATTGGCAAAAAAGACTTTTGGCTCAACTCTTGTTGGTAAGGCTATTTTCTTGCCTGGGGCTTTTTGTAACAATGGTGCACTGgacattatatatatatatgtttttattttcccttattgattttgtttCTAGTAACCTTATACTTGgattaattttcaaaagataGAGATAAACTTGAAATATAAcactttaatattttattcttagTAACACTTTTCGAGCAACTGTGGAcgggaaagaaaaagaaagaagtaTTGAGtactttttaaagtttgtttttttttgtttttttttgttttttcttttcttttcttttttttttttttttagaaaatgattttgttgttatatttatatgtatTAGACACTATTAGTTCTTTCTTtccaataaatattaattattagtaggttatataacaacaatatattACAAATGAGCAACGTAtctgtttttatttatacatGGTACGATTTTTTCTGTGCAGAtgaacattaaaaaaaaaaaaaaaaaaaaaaaaaggaaacagAGCGAAATGATTAATTatacaacaataatagctAAGTCGCACGTGGTatgtaatatataatatttaagtACTTGAAATTATACCCACCTTTCAACTCatcaatttattattttatactataataaaaaatactaacGTAAACTTTGTGCACTACttaacagaaaaaaatcatGATTATATTATGTTATGTTACCCGCATTTATAATTTCAATCATCCTTTTTTGAAAAGCGTAATAAACACATTTAGccatatattttaaattctttCTATAATTCTTTCTTCGCTCTTTATTACCAAGCTTCAattccaaaatatttaattggcattaaaattaatgtaTAAACACCGTTTAAATATCACCTGTTAATTCTATAATATTCGCATTACTATTAACAGAACACTGTAAGGGGGGGGGGAGCGAAAAAATGTCTGccaaaattataaatgaaCAAATTCATACCGAAGAAATACCAATCTCCATCGATAAATTGAGATCTCTAATAACagaaaatttcaaaaatactCAAGATGTTCAAGGTTCTATTTCAACTCTAATAAATGAATTGAATAATGCATCCTCACTACACAAGTATATAGTCACATGTACTTCAATTAAACAAGAAAAggttaataacaatactgaAAACTTTACCATctcaaataaaattggtaCTTCTTgggataaaaataaagatggtctatttaattgtaaaattaaagaCACCAATGgggatttatttttgattacAGTTGTATGGATAACTATAATGCAAAATCACTAGAAAAAGGTAATAATAACCGTATTAATAAGAGAACAGCAATATGCGTCgaaaaatacatatatacatatatatatatatatatatatatataaattcaATTTAGCGTAAAGTTAGACATGAAAGTGGGCTGATAATCTGGATCTTGCTTTGCTTTGTCCAAGGCTGCCTTTTCTATCTGTCTAGCATTAATCAATATATCTTTGGAATTTGAAGAACTTATGTCATCTCTACACATCAATATTCCAGATAACAATGTAACAGGACAATCTGGAtatgtttttaatagatTGGACCACGTTGCTAATAAAGTATCACTAGGCTCGCAACATAAATCCATGAAAAACTCTacaaatttgaatttaCCATCGATGACAACAGCCCTAGCCTCCTTGTCTGTAACAAATtggataaataatttgtaaaaaatcTCAAAATCCCTCTTCATTGCATCCAAAAATTTACTAcgtttaattttaaatgaatgttcatattttaaagcattgaaaaatttcaaaattgttTCTTCAATTACATTCTCCACAAATGTAGAGTATACAAACGGATTCATTTGTAATTTCACATCACTTAAATATTCCATCAATGTATCAGAGATTTGCTGGGCCTGGTTCCCAGTATACCAATTTTTACTGAATATTTCGGCGTACGGCTTCTGCAAATCGTCAAATATAACGGAAATTAGCCCACTTGTGCTACATTTGGCAACTTGTGCAAATCCATCCAATGTGCCTTCAATCAAATTCTCAATAATATGCGCATTGGTCTTATTAACCATATCTCCATATTTTTGTGAAATAGCAACTGCATAATCAGCGGCTCTCATTTGATCATTCGCAACAGCaattaaatattcaatTAGCCCAGCAGCACATTCATCATCTTTGGTAACATCTTCTGGGTCGTCACGGCATTTCCGGTTATAATTCAACCATCTTCCAACTTCACTTTGTATCGTTCTAATCCATATCTTTTCCCTTTCATTTAGTAAACCGCagaatttttcaataacacCTAACAAAATCTTGACCTGGCCCGAACCAGCAGCAACCTCAGCCTGCTGTGTAAACATTTGAAAGCATGTCTTGGTCCCATCCAAGCATAACAAATTCTCGGCATCTTTGATCGGTGGTGTTTTCCTTTCTACAAATATTTCTAACTCggttttttccaaattcCCAATCCAttctttcattttcattaaaattaaattcaaataatcATCTAATAGTGTCTCCTTTTCTTTGTCTCCCAAAATACTCTTGATGTCATCCTTTTTAAACCCAAAATCACTCATTAAAGATTTAGTAAATTGCTTATCAAAATCCAAAATATCcaagataataatagtctCCGGCTCGGCCTCAACTAATTCACTCATTAAAGATTTCATTTCCTTATAATAAgcatcaaaataaatcttaaaaatatcaagtGATCTAGGACAGCATTCCGTCAAATGTTTTTGAGCAACAAAAAGTTCATTGAGTACCCAAtccaaattatttatcaCCTCAAATTTTTTGTCACCAGTATATTCTTTCCTAACTTCTACAAACATCTCCCTAATAGATCTATTAATAACCTCAatcataaattttttataatttctaGGATTGATTCTACCAGTTACTGTACCATTTAATATCTCATTGGCCAAAAGTCTATTTGAGGGTTGATTGTCTCCAGAAATTTGGTTTTCTACATCATTCCCATTAATCTTGTTGTAAAGCATTGAATCACTTGGTagttttctaatttttgtagcctctatttctttttcctttgaaTGGATAATATATCTCATGGCCTTGATCTTTGTGTCCTCGCGATCTTCAAActcaattattttaaaatatcttaTTAATAGAGACTTATTACCAGCTCTGAAAGCTTCAATCAAGTCATACGTGATGTTCTCtaataaagaattgaaTCTTTCGATTGTTTCTGAACTATtctgaaaaatttttggtATGGTCCTTTGTACATCGTCATTAGACACGGTAGCCAAAACATTGACATGTTCTTGGAAATCCCTCAGCAtcgataaaataaaatgaatttCTAGCAACCCACTACAACCAGTCTCTATAGAGTCTTGACTCAATTCATAATTAATCATATTATCAATCCTAGAAAGAGTATCATTAAACGATAAAATCTTATCATATATGTTTGTTGTCTGATCCATAATTTCTTGTATTTTGGTAGCATCTTTAACAATATCGTAATGTTCTATAGATTGTTTGGATTCCTCGCTAAGCTCGTGGATTGTATGAaccttattttttaatgatgtTACATATTTCTGAGAACTGGTTAAAGCATCAAACCCAGATTGAATAGTATCAAAATGAACTTCTGTTGATCTTCTTAGTTGATAATCTATGGTAGATTTCTCCTTGATTAACTGCTCTTTTATTTCGGTTATTGACCCCAACGCTACTTCGTCTTTAATTAATTGGGATACTTTTTTCAATGCATAATCATCGATCAACATCTTGCAGCACACCTATATAGTTCTCTCCTTGATAAGTGTTATGATCGTACTAAATTGTTAACCTTTGTTTTCCTATCCacaatgttaaaaaaaaaaaaaaaaaaaaaaaaaaaaaaaagtaataattgATAAATAAACTGATAAAcgggctttttttttttttttccttctttttcttttcctctCTGTACGAATTTAATTAAgatgtttttataattcaaaaaaaaaaaaaaaaaaaaaaaaaaaaaaaaaaaaaaaagatcgaaaaacaaaaatccTTCTCCTTTTCAGTCATCTTATACATTCATGTTACATAACtattaatgaaataaaaataaattaaaatctaACTAACACCTTCATCAGGATAAATCCATTTGCCGCTTGGCCATTCTAGCATAGCTGCTTTTGTATAAtctcctctttttttaattggaTCAAACACTGAAGCATGAGCAACTCTCAGATATAACTTCACAGTATCTTCATAACTCAAAGCACCTTCAATCAATTGTGATAAAGACTCATTCTCTTCCATTAATACATCCAAATCAACAGTAGTATTTGTACCAACATAACTCTCCACGTCATTAATAATCAATGAATACCCATGACCATAAACGTTTGGTTTTGAACTATTCCAAGAAAGTACATGTGACATGGTTTCGTTGTATATAAATGTTGGCGGTTTCATAGCATCGCCAGCCTCGCCTCTTAGCAATGCACGTCTTGTTTCTAAAATACTGGCAAAATCCCATCTTCCAACTCCAGATAAAATCAATCCAACCAAAATCCCTTGAAACAAATATGCAGACACATTTCTCGTTGCACAACCTGGCAACAGTATCATACCAAGAATATAATGATGTATTCTTAGATTTAATCCAGGCAATAGTGACATGGCCACTAAACTtgcaataatagtaatgtaaattttgaaatatttaggAAATCTACCGGATTTCCATAACGAATATGCCTGAATAACTgcacaaataaatatcGAAGATCCTATTGAAATAATTGCTACTAAAGCCCCGGGTTGAGCTTTTATATCACTCGCAGTCAACCTATCAACTGGTAGGCGATCAAAAGTAACATTATTCATAACCCCCAACCAAAACAATGGATACCAACAGAATATCTTGATCAGTGGGGAGCCGTTTTCAATGGTTCTTTTAATAGAAGATTTCCACATaacatataaaacaaaacataaCGGTAACAGTCTTTGAAAGCCTAGACTAAAAAGCTCATGCACAGAATCAATGTCGTTTGGATCAGGAACCAAAGGTCTGTCAAATGATAATACCAAGGTCCAAAATCCAAACATAGTTATAACCCAAAACCCTATTAAACTTTCATATAGGTAAAAGATTGGTAGaccaaatattatatttagaGTCATTATCAAAACTCGCGGGTCGTAGCAGCCGGACGTTATAGCATCTTTCAAATCTCTGAAAACATATGACgaaatgaaaaaggaaTCAAACAGGATTGATGATTCAGAATCATAATATGCATCTTTAGAAGGAAATTTTAGCTGGGCTCCGCTCATAGAGATTTTCAAACATCCGCCATGCACTCCTGATATTAATCCTGAATGGTAGGCCGCTGCACACGGATAAGAATCAGCTCTATAAGGGTAGCTCAAAATATCGTCTAGCAAATCGTCATCCTTTGCTCTATTGCCACCACCTATAATATACGGTCTGTATTTTACACTTTGGTCTCCCACTGGCAAACTAGAGTAGGTCCACCCGCCCCTATCGCATAAGGCGGGACACCTTATAAAATAGTCTGTATCAGTAAAAGGCTGGCAATTTTTGGCATTCAATCCAcagttgttgttttttcctttccAATCCATATATGAATTGCACGTTAGAGTATCAATTGAAACTTTTTCTGCCtcatcattaatattatctgGAGATAAGTAAAGGTAtggttttttaattaaataggGATATAATATTTGCCAGACAACGCAAAGCCAAACACTCAAATATATGATAAGAAGAGATATTGTAAATTTTCGACcaagtttttttctaaaaactTTCTCTGGGAATTCATCAATATACTTGGTGAAGTTCCATTTCCTTTGGAAAACTGGGAAATCATCTTTAGGTTCTATGGGGCCATACCAAACTCGtttgaaaaatttctttACAATGTTTTCATCCTTGTATAAAACccatttttgattataGTATTCCCTAGGCTCAGTAGTATTTGTCGTTTCCTGCTCATGtgtatcatttttattggatGATATTACCGaaaaattttctaattcaaaattattagtatcTTGGCCTGATTCAGCAAGCGTAGGTTTATTTTCACTATCCACCATCTCATTAATAATGGGGCccatttttcttgtttttttttttttctttaattattatcgATTCATAAAGTTTTATCTTACactttgtttatttttttttttcattctatttttatttttatctttcgaaaaaaatttaaaaaaaaaaaaaaaaaatcaaaaatttcaacgctctttttttttttatgacttatttacaaaattaaatccGCAATAAAATGTATATGGAACTGCCTAATTCTAAAATTTGTATAAACGATATTTCGTTGAGGTGaaatgaaaacaatttataattttaaaatagcaATTAGTAGattagataaaaaaatataaaaattaataacattatttatataaaaactaaaaataaaaataaaaataaaaataaaaataaaaataaaaataacatgaAAGCCTATATTGTTGTATTAAtttagcaaaaaaaaaaaaaaaaaaatcccaagccatgaaaaaaataaaaataaagataaaattgcTATTTAAAAACACTGGTTAACCAGAACACATCTCACAGGCTTCTGGATTATTAATGGCACATGCAATGACTTTAGAGTTGAAAATGTCAAATTCTTCGTTTGTTtctgttttcttttcaagAACAGTTGTTTCGATTTCTTCTTTCATAGTCAGAGAAGAAATACTTTCGGTCAATGTAACAGCATTAGATACAGTAGAATCAGAGGGAGAAGATGCTCTCTTTTTACTGTTGACAGCAGATTCAGTAGATGTAGTCACATTATCCTCTTTGGCTCGGGTTTCTTTTTCTGATTCAACACCGTCATTCgaaatattttcatatgGAATATATTGTGGTCGAGATAGCTTTTCAAAGGAAACAGCTTTATTGGCCTGCTCAGCAACCTTTTGGTCGATGGTAAATTGGATAGCAGCGGAGGCAGCCTGTGTTCTCAAGTAATACATACCAGTCTTCAAACCCTTAGACCATCCGTAAAAATGCATACTTGTTAATTTACCCATGGTTGGAGCACGGATATGGATGTTCAAAGAATGAGATTGATCAATAAACGCAGAACGGTCAGCGGCCATGTCGATAATACCCTTTTGGGAAATTTCCCAGACGGTTTTGTACAAATCTCTTAATTCCTGTGGTAGGTGTGTTAATTGTTGAATGGAACCGTTGTTGGCAATGATATGGGATTTCACAGCTTCATTCCAAGCGCCCATATCCACTAAATCACGTAACAAGTATGGGTTGACAACCTGAAACTCACCAGATAAAGTACGACGAGTGTACATGTTGGAAGTAAAAGGCTCAAAACATTCATTATAGCCCAGAATCTGAGAAGTAGAAGCGGTTGGCATAGGAGCAAGCAACAAAGAGTTTCTTAAACCATGCGTCTTGATATTTTCCTTCAAAGAATTCCATTCCCACAAGTCAGTCGGTTTCCTGTCCCACATGTCAAACTGTAAAATGCCGTTAGAGGCTGGAGAACCTTCAAAAGTTTCGTAGCAGCCTTCTTCTTGGGCCATTTCATTGGAAGCCTCTAAAGCAGCATGGTACAAGGTTTCAAATATCAAGACATTCAACTCCTTAGCTCTTTCAGAATCAAAAGGTAAGCGTAACATTTGGAATGTGTCTGCCAAACCCTGTACACCCAAGGCAATAGGTCTGTGTCTCATATTGGATTTTCTGGCAGTTTCAACTGGATAGAAATTTCTATCAATAACTCTGTTCAAGTTACGGGTCATAACTTTAGCTATTTTGTGTAGTTTCTTGAAATCGTACCATTGGGTTTTGCCGTCTTCAGAAACGGTGACAAATGCAGGTAAAGCAACGGAAGCCAAATTACAAACAGCTGTCTCTTCCGGGTTCGAATACTCAACAATCTCACAACACAAGTTAGAAGATTTAATAACACCCAAATTCTTTTGATTAGATTTCTTATTGCAAGCATCTTTGTAGACAACAAATGGGGTCCCGGTTTCTGTTTGAGCTTCTAAAATAGCATACCACAACTTCTGAGCCTTAATAGTTTTTCTGCCACGGCCTTCGGCAACGTATTTTTCATACAACGCTTCAAATTCATCGCCATAAACATCACTTAACCCTGGTGCTTCACTTGGAGAAAACAATGTCCAATCGCCATTGGCCTTAACACGTTTCATGAATAAGTCCGGAACCCACAAAGCAGGGAATAAATCTCTAGCACGAATTTCCTCCTTACCATGATTTTTTCTGATGTCAATGAAATCAAAGATATCACTGTGCCATGGTTCCAAATACAAGGCAAAGGCACCCGGTCTCTTATTACCACCCTGATCAACGTAACGAGCAGTATTGTTGAAAACACGGGCCATAGGAATAATACCATTAGAAGTACCGTTGGTACCAGCAATGTAGGAGCCGGTGGAACGGATGTTATGGATGTGTAAACCAATACCACCTGCGGACTTAGAAATCAAGGCACATTCTTTTAGAGTATCGTAAATACCTTCGATGGAGTCATCTTTCATGGCAACCAAGAAACAAGATGACATTTGTGGACGTGGTGTACCAGCATTGAATAAAGTTGGAGAAGCGTGAATAAAATACCTCTGTGACATTAAATTATAAGTTTCTAAAACTTTTGGGATATTGTCACCGTGAATACCAACCGAAACTCTCATTAGTAAATGTTGGGGACGTTCGACAACCTTGCCGTTTAATTTCAACAAATAGGAACGCTCTAAAGTTTTG
This window harbors:
- the VTC1 gene encoding Vtc1p (similar to Saccharomyces cerevisiae YER072W | VTC1 | Vacuolar Transporter Chaperone); this translates as MSSAPLLQKAPGKKIALPTRVEPKVFFANERTFLSWLNFTVMLGGLGVGLLNFGDKVGRISAALFTLVAMGTMIYALVTYHWRAAAIRRRGSGPYDDRLGPTILCFFLLIAVIINFFLRMKYSD
- the TDA2 gene encoding Tda2p (similar to Saccharomyces cerevisiae YER071C | TDA2 | Topoisomerase I Damage Affected), with protein sequence MSAKIINEQIHTEEIPISIDKLRSLITENFKNTQDVQGSISTLINELNNASSLHKYIVTCTSIKQEKVNNNTENFTISNKIGTSWDKNKDGLFNCKIKDTNGDLFLITVVWITIMQNH
- the SEC6 gene encoding SNARE-binding exocyst subunit SEC6 (similar to Saccharomyces cerevisiae YIL068C | SEC6 | SECretory); this encodes MLIDDYALKKVSQLIKDEVALGSITEIKEQLIKEKSTIDYQLRRSTEVHFDTIQSGFDALTSSQKYVTSLKNKVHTIHELSEESKQSIEHYDIVKDATKIQEIMDQTTNIYDKILSFNDTLSRIDNMINYELSQDSIETGCSGLLEIHFILSMLRDFQEHVNVLATVSNDDVQRTIPKIFQNSSETIERFNSLLENITYDLIEAFRAGNKSLLIRYFKIIEFEDREDTKIKAMRYIIHSKEKEIEATKIRKLPSDSMLYNKINGNDVENQISGDNQPSNRLLANEILNGTVTGRINPRNYKKFMIEVINRSIREMFVEVRKEYTGDKKFEVINNLDWVLNELFVAQKHLTECCPRSLDIFKIYFDAYYKEMKSLMSELVEAEPETIIILDILDFDKQFTKSLMSDFGFKKDDIKSILGDKEKETLLDDYLNLILMKMKEWIGNLEKTELEIFVERKTPPIKDAENLLCLDGTKTCFQMFTQQAEVAAGSGQVKILLGVIEKFCGLLNEREKIWIRTIQSEVGRWLNYNRKCRDDPEDVTKDDECAAGLIEYLIAVANDQMRAADYAVAISQKYGDMVNKTNAHIIENLIEGTLDGFAQVAKCSTSGLISVIFDDLQKPYAEIFSKNWYTGNQAQQISDTLMEYLSDVKLQMNPFVYSTFVENVIEETILKFFNALKYEHSFKIKRSKFLDAMKRDFEIFYKLFIQFVTDKEARAVVIDGKFKFVEFFMDLCCEPSDTLLATWSNLLKTYPDCPVTLLSGILMCRDDISSSNSKDILINARQIEKAALDKAKQDPDYQPTFMSNFTLN
- a CDS encoding uncharacterized protein (similar to Saccharomyces cerevisiae YIL067C | Uncharacterized protein of unknown function), with the translated sequence MGPIINEMVDSENKPTLAESGQDTNNFELENFSVISSNKNDTHEQETTNTTEPREYYNQKWVLYKDENIVKKFFKRVWYGPIEPKDDFPVFQRKWNFTKYIDEFPEKVFRKKLGRKFTISLLIIYLSVWLCVVWQILYPYLIKKPYLYLSPDNINDEAEKVSIDTLTCNSYMDWKGKNNNCGLNAKNCQPFTDTDYFIRCPALCDRGGWTYSSLPVGDQSVKYRPYIIGGGNRAKDDDLLDDILSYPYRADSYPCAAAYHSGLISGVHGGCLKISMSGAQLKFPSKDAYYDSESSILFDSFFISSYVFRDLKDAITSGCYDPRVLIMTLNIIFGLPIFYLYESLIGFWVITMFGFWTLVLSFDRPLVPDPNDIDSVHELFSLGFQRLLPLCFVLYVMWKSSIKRTIENGSPLIKIFCWYPLFWLGVMNNVTFDRLPVDRLTASDIKAQPGALVAIISIGSSIFICAVIQAYSLWKSGRFPKYFKIYITIIASLVAMSLLPGLNLRIHHYILGMILLPGCATRNVSAYLFQGILVGLILSGVGRWDFASILETRRALLRGEAGDAMKPPTFIYNETMSHVLSWNSSKPNVYGHGYSLIINDVESYVGTNTTVDLDVLMEENESLSQLIEGALSYEDTVKLYLRVAHASVFDPIKKRGDYTKAAMLEWPSGKWIYPDEGVS
- a CDS encoding ribonucleoside-diphosphate reductase large subunit (similar to Saccharomyces cerevisiae YER070W | RNR1 | RiboNucleotide Reductase (paralog of YIL066C | RNR3)): MYVCKRDGRKEPVQFDKITSRIARLCYGLDPKHIDPVKITQRIISGVYEGVTTIELDNLAAETCAYMTTIHPDYAVLAARIAISNLHKQTTKQFSKVVSDLYHYINPKNDIPSPMISEEVYNIVQKHENELNSAIVYDRDFSFNYFGFKTLERSYLLKLNGKVVERPQHLLMRVSVGIHGDNIPKVLETYNLMSQRYFIHASPTLFNAGTPRPQMSSCFLVAMKDDSIEGIYDTLKECALISKSAGGIGLHIHNIRSTGSYIAGTNGTSNGIIPMARVFNNTARYVDQGGNKRPGAFALYLEPWHSDIFDFIDIRKNHGKEEIRARDLFPALWVPDLFMKRVKANGDWTLFSPSEAPGLSDVYGDEFEALYEKYVAEGRGRKTIKAQKLWYAILEAQTETGTPFVVYKDACNKKSNQKNLGVIKSSNLCCEIVEYSNPEETAVCNLASVALPAFVTVSEDGKTQWYDFKKLHKIAKVMTRNLNRVIDRNFYPVETARKSNMRHRPIALGVQGLADTFQMLRLPFDSERAKELNVLIFETLYHAALEASNEMAQEEGCYETFEGSPASNGILQFDMWDRKPTDLWEWNSLKENIKTHGLRNSLLLAPMPTASTSQILGYNECFEPFTSNMYTRRTLSGEFQVVNPYLLRDLVDMGAWNEAVKSHIIANNGSIQQLTHLPQELRDLYKTVWEISQKGIIDMAADRSAFIDQSHSLNIHIRAPTMGKLTSMHFYGWSKGLKTGMYYLRTQAASAAIQFTIDQKVAEQANKAVSFEKLSRPQYIPYENISNDGVESEKETRAKEDNVTTSTESAVNSKKRASSPSDSTVSNAVTLTESISSLTMKEEIETTVLEKKTETNEEFDIFNSKVIACAINNPEACEMCSG